The following are from one region of the Advenella mimigardefordensis DPN7 genome:
- a CDS encoding ABC transporter substrate-binding protein, which yields MTSTHRRAFLKNTLAGAGAIGLTGTGLFASAQEMQKMAYGGSPWLSHYPTYLAIENGLLKREGIDLRWESFVTGSARLSAMMAGDVDLAGFGSISTMALMARGVKQFYVVGVPENFGKVEGLFVRDGINSIEDLKGKTIGTAFASSTHLLVLDLIAASGMTPDKDINVINISGPEIIAAMKSGQIDACAAWTPQFNILSAMPGVKLLADDPSFSLYKEFGTTPGPDLLVVKKTYTESNPQAVKNFIKAYFQSCEILKNEPEKAVPILKKLTNLNDAEQLETIKGAEWYTLAQQKDLMAKDGKFVTGLQKLAEMLVTYKQLDRAPKVSDWINPDFI from the coding sequence GTGACATCAACTCATCGTCGCGCTTTTTTGAAAAATACTCTCGCAGGTGCTGGTGCTATTGGCCTGACCGGAACCGGACTGTTTGCCTCTGCCCAGGAAATGCAGAAAATGGCTTACGGCGGCTCACCCTGGCTTTCTCATTACCCCACGTATCTGGCAATCGAAAACGGCTTGCTCAAAAGAGAAGGCATTGATTTGCGCTGGGAATCATTCGTCACCGGCTCTGCTCGGCTAAGCGCCATGATGGCGGGAGACGTCGATCTGGCGGGATTTGGATCCATTTCGACCATGGCGCTGATGGCGCGTGGCGTCAAGCAATTCTATGTAGTCGGCGTACCGGAAAATTTCGGCAAGGTTGAGGGCCTTTTTGTCAGGGATGGCATCAACAGTATCGAAGATCTGAAAGGTAAAACAATTGGCACAGCATTTGCATCCAGCACGCATCTGTTGGTATTGGATCTGATTGCCGCCAGCGGCATGACGCCCGACAAGGACATCAACGTTATCAACATCTCCGGACCCGAGATCATCGCCGCGATGAAATCAGGCCAGATCGATGCCTGCGCCGCATGGACACCCCAATTTAATATTTTGTCGGCAATGCCAGGCGTCAAGCTGCTGGCCGACGACCCAAGCTTCAGCTTGTACAAGGAATTCGGCACAACACCGGGGCCGGATCTGCTGGTGGTGAAAAAAACCTATACGGAATCCAACCCTCAGGCAGTCAAAAACTTTATCAAAGCCTATTTCCAATCGTGCGAGATACTGAAAAACGAACCCGAAAAAGCGGTGCCGATTCTCAAAAAACTAACTAACCTGAACGATGCTGAGCAACTGGAAACGATTAAGGGAGCCGAGTGGTACACCCTGGCACAGCAAAAGGACCTGATGGCCAAAGACGGCAAGTTCGTCACGGGTCTTCAAAAACTGGCAGAGATGCTGGTGACCTACAAGCAGCTGGATCGCGCTCCCAAAGTAAGCGACTGGATCAACCCGGATTTCATCTGA
- a CDS encoding ABC transporter permease — MSYVSKKRELVLISCVSVAVFVSIWEMVCRFGLVDPIFLPSPSEVVLRGIRTLNDGVLLSHVLASTRRVMVGFALAVAVSIPLGLVLGTSRRFCAVFDPIISLIRPLPSMSWIPLSLLWFGITETQKYSIVFMGTIAPALLYVIEATRNVDQVLVLAARNLGASRFQVMREVILPASLAQIISGFKIILGLSWTCVISAELVSAKEGLGFMIMNGKEFFQTDTVVLGMVMISITVLIIDVILRRIENRVLRWQR; from the coding sequence ATGTCTTACGTTTCCAAAAAACGGGAGCTGGTCCTGATCAGTTGCGTATCAGTTGCCGTTTTCGTTTCGATCTGGGAAATGGTGTGTCGCTTCGGACTGGTCGACCCCATTTTTCTGCCTTCTCCATCCGAAGTAGTCCTACGCGGAATCCGAACCCTGAACGACGGCGTACTGCTATCCCATGTACTCGCATCCACCCGCAGGGTAATGGTCGGCTTTGCGCTGGCAGTCGCTGTCTCTATCCCCCTGGGGCTGGTTTTAGGCACATCCCGCCGATTTTGCGCCGTGTTTGATCCCATTATTTCGCTGATCCGGCCCTTGCCCTCCATGAGTTGGATACCCCTGTCTCTGCTTTGGTTCGGCATTACCGAAACACAGAAGTACAGTATTGTTTTTATGGGAACAATCGCTCCCGCCCTTCTTTACGTGATCGAAGCCACTCGCAACGTTGATCAGGTATTGGTGCTGGCGGCCCGAAATCTGGGCGCCAGCCGGTTTCAGGTCATGCGAGAAGTGATCCTGCCGGCAAGTCTTGCACAGATCATTAGCGGGTTTAAGATCATTCTGGGACTGTCGTGGACTTGCGTTATCTCCGCTGAACTGGTGTCTGCCAAAGAAGGACTGGGCTTCATGATCATGAATGGCAAAGAGTTTTTCCAGACCGACACCGTGGTGCTGGGCATGGTGATGATCAGTATCACAGTATTGATTATTGATGTGATTCTGCGCCGCATTGAAAACCGCGTGCTGCGCTGGCAGCGTTAA
- a CDS encoding ABC transporter ATP-binding protein: MISIENVSKSYGTLHVLDKVNIEVKKGEFVVLLGASGCGKSTLINLVAGFVRPSTGRVVVNGHEVRDVDPQSGMVFQQYALFPWMTVLENVAFGLKLKGVSKKERHEIAQEYIDMVGLRSFEDAFPKALSGGMRQRVSIARVLANNPDVILLDEPFAALDAMTRQVLQEQLIRIYEQSGKTIVFITHSIDEALLLSSRVIVLGSRPGKVVQDIPNDLPHPRNASVQLSPRFNELKAQIWDTVQHEVQKSLEART, from the coding sequence ATGATTAGCATTGAAAATGTGAGCAAGAGCTACGGAACATTGCATGTTCTGGATAAAGTGAACATCGAGGTCAAGAAAGGCGAATTCGTCGTGCTGCTGGGTGCATCCGGTTGCGGCAAATCAACGTTGATCAATCTGGTCGCCGGCTTTGTACGACCTTCCACCGGAAGGGTTGTCGTCAACGGTCACGAGGTCAGAGACGTTGATCCACAAAGTGGGATGGTCTTTCAGCAATACGCGCTATTTCCCTGGATGACCGTGCTAGAGAACGTCGCATTCGGCTTAAAACTCAAGGGCGTTTCAAAAAAGGAACGCCACGAGATTGCACAAGAATATATCGATATGGTCGGACTGCGGTCTTTTGAAGATGCCTTTCCGAAAGCGCTGTCTGGCGGCATGCGTCAGCGTGTTTCGATTGCACGCGTGCTTGCCAATAATCCAGATGTGATCTTACTGGACGAGCCCTTTGCCGCGCTGGATGCAATGACACGGCAGGTACTGCAAGAACAATTGATCAGGATTTATGAGCAAAGCGGCAAAACCATTGTGTTTATCACCCATTCGATTGATGAGGCGCTATTACTATCCTCTCGCGTTATTGTGCTGGGATCCAGGCCTGGAAAGGTAGTACAGGATATACCAAATGATCTGCCTCATCCGCGCAATGCCAGCGTACAACTGTCGCCCCGGTTCAACGAACTGAAAGCACAGATCTGGGACACGGTCCAGCACGAAGTGCAAAAGAGTCTGGAAGCTCGTACATAG
- a CDS encoding NAD(P)/FAD-dependent oxidoreductase → MSSRTTYPVYESRSGWNALLPARTAKTAIAIEKKYDFIVIGAGYTGLAAARRLAELNSSASILVLEAGIVGEGSSARNSGFVIALPHNTNMSGHISPAEIAQKQIRVYDGGLRWLKGLVDTHQIDCGWNPQGKYHGAATEEGAVSLQNTARQYDKWGVEYQEISQTQLSERLGTRYYRFAIQTNSNVFMQPAALIRGLADHLPANVTLLENCPVLSVEQGREQGVRTARGLILGAKIIVANNGFARKLGFLKDRMFTIFTYAAITPELDPEQLALHGSEPEWGLIPANRMGTTLRKIQNKRFMVRSAYSYEKPQTGSSVLELLTDCYRRRYPAARSHQFEHLWGGVTALTRNGATYFGEMAPNLYASVGCNGAGVLKGTCYGKLLAELILGHRTQELADVLAMEKPSWLPPEPLRGAAVKTAIYLQKRKAGAER, encoded by the coding sequence ATGTCGTCTAGAACAACTTATCCCGTCTACGAAAGTCGGTCCGGGTGGAACGCTCTGTTGCCTGCGCGAACAGCAAAGACAGCTATTGCAATTGAAAAAAAATACGATTTTATCGTGATTGGAGCCGGATACACGGGGCTGGCGGCTGCGCGCAGGCTGGCAGAATTGAACTCATCGGCCAGCATTCTGGTGCTGGAGGCGGGTATCGTTGGCGAGGGTTCCTCGGCCCGAAACTCAGGGTTTGTCATCGCCCTGCCCCATAATACCAATATGTCGGGGCATATCAGCCCGGCAGAAATCGCGCAAAAGCAAATTCGGGTCTATGACGGTGGATTGCGCTGGCTCAAAGGGCTGGTTGATACCCATCAAATTGATTGCGGCTGGAACCCACAAGGCAAGTACCACGGCGCGGCAACTGAGGAAGGCGCCGTCAGCCTGCAAAATACGGCCCGTCAATATGACAAATGGGGTGTGGAGTATCAGGAGATATCCCAGACCCAGCTTTCAGAACGTCTGGGAACCCGCTACTACCGCTTTGCGATTCAAACCAATAGCAATGTTTTTATGCAACCTGCTGCGCTCATTCGAGGCTTGGCCGATCATTTACCAGCCAACGTCACATTGCTGGAGAACTGCCCGGTATTATCGGTAGAACAAGGTCGGGAGCAAGGCGTTCGCACGGCACGGGGGCTGATTCTAGGGGCAAAAATCATTGTTGCCAACAACGGGTTCGCCCGCAAGCTGGGGTTTCTCAAAGACCGCATGTTTACAATCTTTACCTATGCGGCGATCACACCAGAGCTGGATCCAGAACAACTCGCGCTACATGGAAGCGAGCCCGAATGGGGCCTGATACCTGCCAACCGTATGGGCACCACGCTGCGAAAAATTCAGAACAAGCGCTTTATGGTAAGAAGTGCCTATTCTTATGAAAAGCCACAGACCGGCAGTTCCGTTCTGGAACTGTTGACCGATTGCTATCGTCGACGCTATCCCGCCGCGAGAAGTCATCAATTCGAGCACCTGTGGGGTGGAGTTACGGCCTTAACGCGTAACGGCGCAACCTATTTTGGCGAAATGGCCCCCAATCTTTATGCCTCTGTAGGATGCAATGGCGCCGGCGTCCTGAAAGGCACCTGCTACGGCAAACTGCTGGCGGAACTTATTTTGGGACATCGCACGCAGGAGCTTGCAGACGTCCTGGCCATGGAAAAACCAAGCTGGCTCCCTCCCGAACCGCTACGGGGCGCAGCTGTCAAAACCGCCATTTACCTGCAGAAGCGAAAAGCGGGGGCTGAACGATAA
- a CDS encoding aldolase/citrate lyase family protein produces MSVNKNSFKHALAQKQHQLGLWVSLCNAYSAEIVAGAGFDWLLLDTEHSPNDVSGVLAQLQSAAAYPVSAAVRPSWNDAIQQKRFLDIGAQTLLIPYVQNAEEAARAVAGMRYPPRGNRGVGGTMRASHFGRNKNYMHECESELCLLVQVETQEGLDNLEAITRVDGVDGVFIGPADLSASMGHLGNPGHHEVQSAIEDAIRLVRALGKAPGTLTLDTQLARHYMECGSLFTAVGMDVALLAKAADGLVGAFS; encoded by the coding sequence ATGAGTGTAAACAAAAACAGCTTCAAGCATGCCCTGGCTCAGAAACAACACCAACTGGGCTTATGGGTTTCGCTGTGCAATGCGTACAGTGCTGAAATTGTCGCGGGTGCGGGCTTTGACTGGCTATTGCTGGACACAGAACATTCGCCGAACGACGTCTCTGGCGTTCTTGCTCAATTGCAGTCTGCCGCAGCCTATCCGGTATCGGCTGCTGTTCGACCGTCGTGGAACGACGCCATCCAGCAAAAGCGCTTTCTTGATATCGGGGCGCAAACATTGTTGATACCTTACGTTCAGAATGCAGAAGAGGCAGCCCGGGCGGTAGCTGGTATGCGCTATCCGCCGCGAGGGAACAGGGGCGTGGGCGGCACCATGCGCGCCAGTCATTTCGGTCGAAATAAAAATTACATGCACGAATGCGAAAGCGAACTGTGTCTGCTGGTGCAGGTAGAAACGCAGGAAGGACTGGATAATCTGGAAGCGATCACCCGGGTGGATGGGGTTGACGGTGTTTTCATCGGGCCGGCCGATCTTTCCGCCAGTATGGGCCATCTGGGCAACCCGGGTCATCACGAAGTGCAAAGCGCCATAGAAGATGCAATCAGGCTGGTGCGGGCGCTGGGTAAAGCGCCGGGCACTCTTACTCTGGATACGCAACTGGCCCGTCATTATATGGAATGTGGTTCGCTGTTCACCGCGGTAGGTATGGATGTCGCGCTGCTGGCGAAGGCGGCGGATGGGTTGGTGGGCGCGTTTTCCTGA
- the hpaH gene encoding 2-oxo-hept-4-ene-1,7-dioate hydratase, which yields MLSKQTHQKAMRLLLDAEASVTPVTQLDVTFPGLDIADAYEIQKLVIADKIANGAVLKGHKIGLTSRAMQSTLGIDEPDYGHLLDNMFYYDGDRIPADRFIVPRVEVELAFVLGKQLRGPNVSLFDVLDATAFVQPSLELVDGRTQYPRRIVDNIADNAASAAVVLGGRVVRPMDIDLRWASALLYKNGTIEESGVSAAVLGHPAMGVVWLANKIAEFGGVLEKGHVILAGSFTRTVTVAKGDVIHADFGTLGSISVSFT from the coding sequence ATGCTCAGCAAGCAAACACATCAAAAAGCCATGCGACTGCTACTGGATGCAGAAGCCAGTGTGACTCCGGTTACGCAACTTGACGTTACGTTTCCCGGCCTGGATATTGCGGATGCGTATGAAATACAGAAACTGGTCATTGCCGACAAGATTGCGAACGGCGCGGTACTAAAAGGGCACAAGATCGGACTGACGTCCCGGGCAATGCAATCTACGCTTGGCATAGACGAGCCCGATTACGGACATTTGCTGGATAATATGTTTTATTACGATGGTGATCGTATTCCCGCAGACCGCTTTATCGTTCCCAGAGTTGAAGTTGAACTGGCGTTCGTGCTGGGAAAACAGCTCAGAGGCCCCAACGTGTCGCTGTTCGATGTACTGGATGCGACGGCGTTCGTGCAGCCTTCGCTGGAGCTGGTCGACGGGCGTACGCAATACCCGCGAAGGATCGTGGACAATATTGCTGATAATGCGGCCTCGGCGGCAGTTGTGTTGGGGGGCCGGGTGGTACGCCCGATGGATATTGACCTGCGCTGGGCCAGTGCGCTTTTGTACAAGAATGGCACGATCGAAGAATCGGGCGTATCCGCAGCGGTTCTTGGGCACCCTGCGATGGGCGTGGTATGGCTCGCGAATAAAATTGCGGAGTTTGGCGGTGTGCTGGAAAAAGGGCACGTCATTCTGGCCGGATCGTTCACCCGTACCGTTACTGTCGCCAAAGGCGATGTGATACACGCAGATTTCGGTACGCTGGGCAGCATCTCAGTCAGCTTTACCTGA
- a CDS encoding fumarylacetoacetate hydrolase family protein, which yields MKIVSFVIKNKARFGIVIDQEVVDLTDVLGPDARTVNELLGSGKLAAFGHSLPDDAPRYRLDELHFLPPVPDPGKIICVGVNYHHRNEEYKDGTAAPAYPSVFPRFASSITGHGQPLICPVEESQQLDYEGEIAIVIGKRGRRIAEQDALSHIAGLTCLNEGSVRDWLRHGKFNVTQGKNFDRSGSAGPWLVTSDEFSSYDNLEIITRVNGEERQRDNTANLMFSFAFLIHYISKWTTLEPGDVISTGTPTGAGIRFDPPKFLREGDVVEVEAPAIGILKNTIKNG from the coding sequence ATGAAAATAGTTTCTTTTGTGATAAAAAACAAGGCACGATTCGGTATCGTCATTGATCAGGAAGTCGTTGACCTGACCGACGTTCTCGGGCCGGACGCTCGTACTGTCAATGAACTGCTCGGCAGTGGGAAACTGGCCGCTTTCGGTCACTCGCTGCCTGACGATGCGCCTCGCTATCGTCTGGATGAGCTGCATTTTCTGCCACCCGTACCCGATCCTGGAAAAATCATTTGTGTGGGGGTCAATTATCACCATCGCAATGAAGAATATAAGGACGGCACTGCGGCTCCCGCCTATCCCAGCGTATTCCCGAGGTTCGCGTCCTCCATTACGGGTCACGGGCAGCCGTTGATCTGTCCGGTTGAGGAATCACAACAGCTTGATTATGAAGGTGAAATTGCAATTGTCATTGGAAAACGCGGTAGGCGTATTGCCGAGCAGGATGCGCTTTCTCATATTGCCGGCCTGACCTGCCTGAATGAAGGCAGCGTACGTGACTGGTTAAGGCACGGGAAATTCAACGTGACGCAAGGGAAAAACTTTGACCGTAGTGGCTCAGCCGGACCCTGGCTGGTCACCTCCGATGAATTTTCCAGCTATGACAATCTTGAAATCATTACGCGCGTGAACGGCGAAGAACGCCAGCGTGATAACACCGCAAACCTGATGTTCTCCTTTGCATTCTTGATTCACTATATCTCCAAATGGACCACGCTGGAGCCAGGGGATGTGATATCTACCGGTACACCGACCGGTGCCGGCATCCGGTTCGACCCGCCTAAGTTCCTGCGCGAAGGGGATGTGGTTGAAGTAGAGGCGCCGGCTATCGGCATTCTGAAAAACACGATTAAAAACGGGTGA
- a CDS encoding amidohydrolase family protein → MPDYLPFDPNPRAPNPKPPASSCDSQFHVFGPATQYPVRAGAAYEMPTATIDAALRLHRTLGIERGVIVQATTYGADHQVVLDALQAAGPGYRGCANALVLLDGTDNELEKLDAAGIKGARFNRQGLGVSMSEKEFAHAIARIRELGWYAKFQPEATGIMDQLPMFQSLDIPVMLDHMGRPDPRLGTADPSLNAVLELLKKGNVWVMLSLTEKVSRDGAPWDDVVPIAQAYIESAPDRIVWGSDWPHPVSVKQPPNEGDLVEQLYRYAPSDALLKKILVDNPAAFFGFDK, encoded by the coding sequence ATGCCTGATTATCTGCCTTTTGACCCGAATCCGCGCGCGCCCAACCCCAAGCCGCCCGCCAGCAGTTGCGACAGTCAGTTCCATGTTTTCGGACCGGCGACGCAGTATCCCGTGAGGGCCGGTGCAGCCTATGAAATGCCGACAGCCACGATAGACGCGGCCTTGCGCTTGCATCGGACATTGGGAATAGAACGAGGTGTGATTGTCCAGGCCACCACCTACGGAGCCGACCATCAGGTGGTTCTGGACGCGCTGCAGGCCGCCGGACCGGGTTATCGTGGATGTGCGAATGCACTTGTTCTGCTCGATGGCACGGACAATGAACTCGAAAAGCTGGATGCTGCTGGCATAAAAGGTGCCCGCTTCAATCGCCAGGGACTGGGCGTGAGCATGTCGGAAAAAGAATTTGCGCATGCGATCGCCCGCATTCGGGAATTGGGCTGGTACGCGAAATTCCAGCCGGAAGCCACGGGCATTATGGATCAGCTCCCCATGTTCCAGTCACTGGATATTCCGGTGATGCTGGATCATATGGGGCGGCCGGATCCGCGCCTGGGTACTGCCGATCCCAGCCTGAACGCGGTTCTGGAACTCCTGAAAAAAGGGAATGTCTGGGTCATGTTGTCACTGACAGAAAAAGTATCACGCGACGGCGCGCCCTGGGATGACGTGGTTCCCATCGCCCAGGCCTACATTGAATCTGCGCCCGATCGTATCGTTTGGGGTAGCGACTGGCCGCACCCGGTATCGGTCAAACAACCGCCCAATGAAGGTGATCTGGTTGAGCAGTTATACCGTTATGCCCCTTCCGATGCCTTGCTGAAAAAAATACTGGTTGATAATCCGGCCGCCTTCTTTGGATTTGATAAATGA
- a CDS encoding RidA family protein yields the protein MNITKRKSIYAEGFSHKNPIPAASQIGSMVFSGSIQGTDPATGAYGSTIEEQSRLMFDHVKRICHAAGLEPTDIIKMHVWMNDRSQRAALNKEWLALFPDPESRPARHTMQASLDGGKLLECDFIAVKGGSHA from the coding sequence ATGAATATAACGAAAAGAAAGAGCATCTATGCCGAAGGGTTCAGTCACAAAAACCCGATTCCGGCAGCCAGCCAGATTGGCAGTATGGTGTTTTCGGGCAGCATCCAGGGAACGGATCCTGCTACCGGTGCGTATGGATCGACGATAGAGGAACAAAGCCGGCTCATGTTTGACCATGTCAAACGCATCTGCCACGCCGCCGGGCTGGAACCCACGGATATTATCAAAATGCATGTCTGGATGAATGATCGTTCGCAGCGCGCGGCATTGAACAAGGAATGGCTGGCGTTGTTTCCGGATCCTGAATCCAGACCAGCCAGGCACACCATGCAGGCCAGCCTGGATGGCGGAAAATTACTGGAATGCGACTTCATTGCCGTGAAGGGAGGATCACATGCCTGA
- a CDS encoding Bug family tripartite tricarboxylate transporter substrate binding protein, translated as MQVQKMIVALSILLTATAYASDWPAKPVSIIVPYPPGGNVDVAARLIAPGLAKAFGKPFIVENKAGAGGMIAGEYVAKAKPDGYTFFMAANGPLLYSPIIFNRDAYHWDRDFEAVTSISMTPMVLQVRPDLPVKTVSELIDYAKQHPGKLNMASPGAGTSNHLMSELLLARTGAKWMTVHYKGNAPAITDLLGGQVDFSFDQMSVALPYLKDGKLRPLAVTSQKRLASLPDVPTLSESGISDAVAYTFTGLMAPKGTPADILEKLSTATTAVLKDPAIIERFETLGAEAQSMTPEEFKAYLKSEDDRWVPIIKNANISVN; from the coding sequence ATGCAAGTACAAAAAATGATTGTTGCCTTATCCATACTGTTGACAGCAACCGCCTATGCAAGTGACTGGCCTGCCAAGCCTGTTTCGATCATTGTTCCTTATCCGCCAGGCGGTAATGTGGATGTGGCAGCAAGGCTCATTGCGCCTGGGCTTGCCAAAGCCTTTGGCAAGCCATTTATTGTGGAAAACAAGGCGGGCGCCGGGGGCATGATTGCCGGAGAATATGTTGCAAAAGCAAAACCGGACGGCTATACCTTCTTCATGGCAGCTAATGGGCCCCTTCTTTATAGCCCGATTATTTTCAATCGTGATGCCTATCATTGGGACAGGGATTTCGAGGCAGTGACGTCCATCTCCATGACCCCCATGGTGCTGCAGGTACGACCCGATCTGCCTGTCAAAACGGTGAGCGAACTCATCGATTACGCAAAACAGCACCCGGGCAAACTGAATATGGCCTCACCTGGTGCCGGGACCTCCAATCATTTGATGAGCGAACTGTTGCTGGCCAGGACGGGAGCCAAATGGATGACGGTGCACTACAAGGGTAATGCACCTGCCATTACGGATTTGCTTGGCGGGCAGGTTGATTTCAGCTTCGATCAGATGTCCGTGGCCTTGCCCTACCTAAAGGATGGCAAGTTGCGTCCCCTTGCCGTGACGTCCCAAAAGCGACTGGCTAGCCTGCCGGACGTACCGACGCTATCCGAATCCGGTATTTCAGATGCCGTTGCCTATACCTTTACCGGTTTGATGGCGCCTAAAGGCACGCCAGCCGATATTCTTGAAAAACTCAGTACAGCTACGACAGCGGTACTGAAGGATCCGGCAATCATTGAGCGTTTTGAGACGCTTGGGGCCGAAGCACAGAGCATGACGCCTGAGGAATTCAAAGCGTATCTGAAAAGCGAAGATGACCGCTGGGTACCCATTATCAAAAATGCCAACATTAGTGTGAATTAG
- a CDS encoding flavin reductase family protein, with protein MKILADSMSPEQTYKLLTGIVVPRPIAWVSTLSASGLINVAPFSCYTIVSNMPPMIGINIGRKAGIRKDTATNILGNNRFVVNIADETLLEPLHQSAAEYPPEVSEVQLLKLDTLPGESMATPRLADAPISMECQLHSVTPYGDTGAEFFVGEIKVLHIRDSLLNNGKIETTNLRPICRLGGPNYATLGEVVTLPAVLQTPKSVL; from the coding sequence ATGAAAATTCTTGCAGACAGCATGAGCCCCGAACAGACTTACAAATTATTGACCGGTATTGTCGTACCGCGACCCATCGCCTGGGTCAGCACGCTGTCGGCGAGCGGCCTGATCAATGTCGCACCATTCAGTTGCTACACCATCGTTTCCAACATGCCGCCCATGATCGGCATCAATATCGGTCGTAAGGCAGGCATCCGCAAGGACACAGCAACGAACATTCTTGGTAACAACCGGTTCGTCGTTAATATTGCCGACGAGACGCTGCTGGAACCTTTGCATCAGAGTGCTGCGGAATATCCACCCGAAGTCAGCGAGGTGCAACTGCTTAAGCTTGACACGTTGCCAGGAGAATCAATGGCAACACCTCGACTTGCAGATGCACCGATCAGCATGGAGTGCCAACTGCATAGCGTAACGCCCTACGGCGATACCGGCGCGGAATTCTTTGTTGGAGAAATCAAGGTCCTCCATATCAGGGATAGTTTGCTGAACAACGGAAAAATCGAGACCACTAATTTGCGACCCATCTGCCGCCTTGGCGGTCCCAACTACGCCACGCTGGGCGAAGTCGTTACCTTACCGGCGGTATTACAAACCCCAAAATCGGTGCTTTAG
- a CDS encoding IclR family transcriptional regulator → MNADEREDNSGAQPGSQTVSRAMQILRLVACGQEHGVRLTDIVNISGLNRPTARRILKTLLQEQAVEQDPLTRRYLIGSELTLLGLARRRRFPLLSAAPTCLNYLAQSIGDTAFLSIRHRLDSICIARQTGHHPIQVLSIDVGARRPLGAGVSGVAILSCLSQEELQPIVTANAKRLAQGALTPEQLVQRVQIARDLGYAYVQNGVMSGTSAVAVPVVDAAGHPRAALTITAMSNRLEPSRLSYVVEQMNGQAEQLSRHADLNAN, encoded by the coding sequence ATGAATGCAGACGAGAGAGAAGACAATTCCGGTGCGCAGCCGGGAAGCCAGACGGTGTCCCGTGCCATGCAGATCCTGCGGCTGGTTGCCTGTGGGCAAGAGCATGGTGTGCGCCTGACAGATATTGTGAATATTTCAGGACTGAACCGGCCTACCGCGCGTCGTATCCTGAAGACGCTGCTACAGGAACAGGCTGTTGAACAGGACCCACTTACCCGCCGTTACCTGATTGGCAGCGAGTTGACCCTGCTGGGTCTCGCTCGCCGACGACGCTTTCCGCTTTTGTCTGCCGCGCCGACTTGCCTGAACTACCTGGCCCAAAGCATCGGCGACACTGCTTTCCTGAGCATTAGACATAGGCTGGATTCGATTTGTATTGCCCGTCAGACCGGCCACCATCCTATCCAGGTTCTGTCCATTGATGTAGGTGCGCGCCGGCCACTGGGCGCCGGCGTTTCGGGCGTGGCCATTCTTTCATGTCTGTCGCAAGAAGAACTGCAGCCTATCGTTACAGCCAATGCCAAGCGCCTTGCCCAGGGTGCGCTGACGCCAGAGCAACTCGTTCAAAGAGTGCAAATAGCCAGAGACCTGGGCTATGCCTATGTTCAGAATGGCGTGATGTCCGGTACCAGCGCTGTCGCCGTTCCGGTTGTAGATGCAGCAGGCCATCCCCGGGCGGCCCTTACCATCACGGCCATGTCCAATCGTCTCGAACCATCACGCCTGTCATATGTTGTCGAGCAGATGAATGGACAGGCCGAACAGCTCAGTCGTCATGCGGATTTGAATGCTAATTAA
- a CDS encoding antitoxin PaaA2 family protein produces MSSNHQCRDQAIRDTHEAAAFNQWLANEIQEALDDPRPSVPQDEVLAGMQARIAATTALARS; encoded by the coding sequence ATGTCAAGCAATCACCAATGTCGAGATCAGGCCATTCGCGATACGCACGAAGCCGCCGCCTTCAACCAGTGGCTTGCCAACGAGATTCAGGAAGCGCTCGATGACCCTCGGCCGAGTGTGCCGCAAGATGAGGTTCTGGCAGGGATGCAGGCCAGGATAGCAGCAACAACCGCTTTAGCCCGTTCGTAA
- a CDS encoding DUF4150 domain-containing protein, which translates to MLANTQMFGLDLAFPDVCLTPPTIPIPYPNIAMGMMAIPICFNILKCFAPAHNMMTFTPISLGDIPGVIGGVVSHTVMSLKRDLTGAFTVLLRGLPATRWGSITLQNTFNMVGIRAVPSQPKVFVLAA; encoded by the coding sequence ATGTTAGCCAATACCCAAATGTTCGGACTGGACCTGGCCTTCCCCGATGTCTGTCTGACACCGCCCACGATTCCCATTCCCTACCCAAATATAGCCATGGGCATGATGGCCATTCCTATCTGTTTCAATATCCTGAAATGCTTTGCCCCCGCACATAACATGATGACCTTCACGCCCATCAGCCTGGGCGATATTCCGGGTGTGATCGGTGGTGTCGTCTCCCACACCGTCATGAGCCTCAAGCGCGATTTGACGGGGGCCTTCACCGTACTGCTGCGCGGTTTGCCTGCCACGCGATGGGGTAGCATCACCCTGCAAAATACCTTCAATATGGTCGGGATACGGGCTGTGCCAAGCCAGCCTAAAGTGTTTGTGCTGGCTGCGTGA